CAGCTCGCACAGGTGGGCATGGCGCATCGCGAACGACTGCGCCGGGTCGAGCTTGTCGGCGTGCTTCATGGCGATGTCGGTGATGTGCCGCAACCAGTTGTCGATCAGGCCCAGCCGGCTTTCCTTCAGCACCGCGCCCACGCCGCCGCAACCGTAGTGGCCCACCACCAGGATGTGTTTCACCTGCAGGACATCGACCGCGAACTGGATGGTGCTGAGCGCGTTGAGGTCGGTGTGCACCACCACGTTGGCGACATTGCGATGCACGAAGATCTCGCCCGGAGGCAAGTCGACGATCTGGGTCGCTGGCACGCGCGAATCCGAGCAACCGATCCACAGGTAGCGCGGCGCCTGCTGCTGCGACAGCTGTTCGAAAAAGGTCGGGTCCTGCGCGGTGACCTGATCGGCCCAGCGTCGGTTCTTGGCAAGCAGGTCTTTCAATGAATTCATCGGGACTC
This is a stretch of genomic DNA from Rhodanobacter sp. FDAARGOS 1247. It encodes these proteins:
- the can gene encoding carbonate dehydratase; this translates as MNSLKDLLAKNRRWADQVTAQDPTFFEQLSQQQAPRYLWIGCSDSRVPATQIVDLPPGEIFVHRNVANVVVHTDLNALSTIQFAVDVLQVKHILVVGHYGCGGVGAVLKESRLGLIDNWLRHITDIAMKHADKLDPAQSFAMRHAHLCELNALEQALNVCHTTVVREAWERGQQLAVHAWIYGLDNGHIHDLGLDVRGREQLPDAYHEAVTELTRRWEGAA